GACGATACACAAGGCGGAACGTATACGGTGACGAATGTGGGGACTTTTGGAAGTGTTTTTGGAACGCCAATTTTGAATCAACCACAAGTAGGGATTCTAGCACTTGGTGCTATCAGAAAAATGCCGGCAGTTATTGAAACTCCAGAAGGAGATTTTATAGGTATTCGTCAAAAGATGTTTTTGTCACACAGTTACGATCATCGTGTTGTAGATGGAGCTCTTGGAGGTAGTTTTGTAAAAAGAGTTGCTGAGTATCTTGAAGCATTTGATGTAAATAGAGATGTTTAATTCACACAATAATTAAGAAGGAACCCGATAAATTTTATATTTATCGGGTTTTCTTTTTTAATGTTATACCGAATTTTGAACCCAATTTTCTATATTTGTAGACACACAAAATTAAAAAATGGAACTTAAACTCAGTAAACCAATTTGCTTTTTCGATCTTGAAACTACAGGAATTGATATTGGAAAAGACAGAATTGTAGAAATATCAATATTCAAAGTTTTTCCAAACGGAAATAAAGAAAGTAAAACTTGGTTAGTGAATCCTACGATTCCTATTCCTCCACAAACTACTGCGGTTCATGGAATCACTGATGAGAAGGTGGCAAATGAACCCACATTTAACGAGTTGGCTGCGGCGGTTTATAATATGATCAAAGACAGTGATTTGGCAGGGTTTAATTCTGATCGATTCGATATTCCATTATTAGCGGAAGAAATGTTGCGAGCGGGAGTTGATTTTGACATGAAAAATCGTGTTTCAGTTGATGTTCAAACTATTTTCCACAAAAAAGAAGAACGTACTTTAAGTGCTGCTTTGAAGTTTTACTGTGGAACAGATTTAGAAAATGCGCATTCAGCAGAAGCAGATACTATGGCGACCTATGAAATTCTTAAAGCACAATTAGAACGTTATCCAGATTTAGATAATGATATGAAATTATTGTCTGAATTTTCTACTAGAAAAAAAATAGCTGATTTTGCTGGAATGATATCTTTTGATAAAGAAGGGAATGAAATATTTTCTTTTGGAAAACATAAAGGAGTAAAAGTAGATACTATTTTAGAGAAGGAACCAGGCTATTTTAGCTGGATTCAAAATGCTGATTTTCCTTTATATACTAAAAAAGTTTTAACGGCAATCAAACTTAGAAAATTGAATACTAAATAGGTATAAGGTTGTCGGTATTGGGTGTTAGGTATTCTCAAAACCCAGAACTGATAAGCTAATAATAAAAAACCAAGATATGAAAATCATCTGCATTGGTAGGAATTATGTCGACCATATAGAAGAATTGCAAAATGAGCGTCCTGCGGAACCCGTAGTTTTCATGAAGCCTGATTCAGCAATTTTATTAAAACAACATCCGTTTGTGATTCCTGAATTTTCGGAAGATATACATCACGAAATCGAAATTATTGTAAAAATAAATAAGGTTGGAAAGTATATTGAGTCAAAGTTTGCTCATAAGTATTATGATGAAATTAGTGTTGGAATCGATTTTACGGCTAGGGACTTACAACAGTCTTTAAAAGCAAAAGGATTGCCTTGGGAGAAAGCTAAAGCATTCGATGGGTCAGCAGTTATAGGAGATTTTTTACCAAAAGAGCAATTTAGTTCGTTAGAAAATATTACTTTTGAACTAACTAATAATGACAAATCAGTTCAAATAGGAGATTCTAGTTTAATGTTATGGAATATTGACGAGCTTATTTCTCATGTTTCTCAATATTTTACATTAAAAATAGGGGATATTATTTTTACGGGAACGCCAGCAGGAGTTGCTGCCGTAAAACCAGATGATGTATTAGAAGGATTTTTAGAAGGACATAAACTATTTAGAATACAGGTAAAATAATGGCTTTAAATTACAACCTTTCAAAAGTGTACGCACTTTCAGATAACGATTCAGAATTTGTAAATGAAATTCTGACCTTGTTCGTAACCGAAGTTCCAGATGATTTATTGCAAATCAAAGAAGGAATTAAAAAGAAAGACCATAAGCATGCGTATGCTTATGCGCATAAAATAAAACCAACTCTAGATCTTTTAGGGTTGAATGTTGCTTTTGAAGAAATTCTTCAATTGGAAGCTTGGACAAAAACGGAAGGAAAAAAGAAAGATATTGAAGATACTTTTAAAAGTATTAAAACACAAGTTAATGACGCTATAAAAGAAATAAAGAAAGACTTTGATCTTTAGTTTATTAGTCTTTTTTAAGTAATATAAATCAACATTCATTTTTAATGAATGTTGATTTTATTTATACAGCAAATCCTAAATTCATATCGATAATGAAAGCAACCATAGTTACTATAGGTGATGAAATTTTAATAGGGCAAATTGTAGATACTAATTCTGCTTTTATTGCTAAATCCTTAGATAGGATAGGAGTAGAAATTAATGAAATGGTTTCTATAAGTGATGATAAAAATCATATTTTGGATACGTTTTCAGCACTTCAAAATAAAGTTGATCTAGTTATTATAACAGGTGGATTAGGGCCTACAAAAGATGATGTGACCAAAAAAACTTTTTGTGATTATTTTGAAGATGAATTGGTTGTAAATCAAGAGGTTTTAGCTCATGTTACTCAGTTAATTGAGGGCTTCTATAAACGAGAAATAACGCAAATCAATAAAGACCAAGCGCTTGTTCCTTCAAAATGTACTGTGCTTCATAATCAAGTAGGTACAGCTCCAGGAATGTGGATGAAAAAAGAAAACACTGTTTTTATTTCGCTACCTGGTGTGCCTTATGAAATGAAATACTTGGTTGAAAATGAAATTATTCCAAAAGTTGTAAAAGAATACAAACGACCTTATATAATCCATAAAACAATTCTTACCTATGGACAAGGAGAAAGTATGGTTTCGGAACGAATTGAAAACTGGGAAAACAGTCTTCCTGAATTTTTGAAGCTAGCTTATTTACCAAGTCCAGGAAGAGTAAGATTGCGTCTTTCGGCACGTGGTACAAATAAAGAATTGTTAGAGAATGTAATCGAAGAATATATCGTTTCACTAGATGCAATTATTCATGATATTATTGTAGGATTTGAAGAGGAGGAAACAATTGAGGTAATCATAGGGCAAATGCTCAAGAAACAGGGTAAAACGATAGCTACTGCCGAAAGTTGTACAGGTGGTTCGATTGCAGCGCTACTGACATCTGTTCCTGGAGCATCAAATTATTTCAAAGGGAGTGTGGTTTCGTATGCTACAGAAACTAAAATTGCTGTTTTAGGTATCTCAGAAGAGCT
The Flavobacterium sp. WC2421 genome window above contains:
- a CDS encoding fumarylacetoacetate hydrolase family protein, coding for MKIICIGRNYVDHIEELQNERPAEPVVFMKPDSAILLKQHPFVIPEFSEDIHHEIEIIVKINKVGKYIESKFAHKYYDEISVGIDFTARDLQQSLKAKGLPWEKAKAFDGSAVIGDFLPKEQFSSLENITFELTNNDKSVQIGDSSLMLWNIDELISHVSQYFTLKIGDIIFTGTPAGVAAVKPDDVLEGFLEGHKLFRIQVK
- a CDS encoding Hpt domain-containing protein; its protein translation is MALNYNLSKVYALSDNDSEFVNEILTLFVTEVPDDLLQIKEGIKKKDHKHAYAYAHKIKPTLDLLGLNVAFEEILQLEAWTKTEGKKKDIEDTFKSIKTQVNDAIKEIKKDFDL
- a CDS encoding exonuclease domain-containing protein, producing the protein MELKLSKPICFFDLETTGIDIGKDRIVEISIFKVFPNGNKESKTWLVNPTIPIPPQTTAVHGITDEKVANEPTFNELAAAVYNMIKDSDLAGFNSDRFDIPLLAEEMLRAGVDFDMKNRVSVDVQTIFHKKEERTLSAALKFYCGTDLENAHSAEADTMATYEILKAQLERYPDLDNDMKLLSEFSTRKKIADFAGMISFDKEGNEIFSFGKHKGVKVDTILEKEPGYFSWIQNADFPLYTKKVLTAIKLRKLNTK
- a CDS encoding CinA family nicotinamide mononucleotide deamidase-related protein, yielding MKATIVTIGDEILIGQIVDTNSAFIAKSLDRIGVEINEMVSISDDKNHILDTFSALQNKVDLVIITGGLGPTKDDVTKKTFCDYFEDELVVNQEVLAHVTQLIEGFYKREITQINKDQALVPSKCTVLHNQVGTAPGMWMKKENTVFISLPGVPYEMKYLVENEIIPKVVKEYKRPYIIHKTILTYGQGESMVSERIENWENSLPEFLKLAYLPSPGRVRLRLSARGTNKELLENVIEEYIVSLDAIIHDIIVGFEEEETIEVIIGQMLKKQGKTIATAESCTGGSIAALLTSVPGASNYFKGSVVSYATETKIAVLGISEELIMEHSVVSSEVVSAMALSVKRLMKTDYAIATTGNAGPTKGDGNAEIGSVFIALATPSEVIVEEHNFGQPREKVIDRAVFKSLELLRKEILKNVL